In Bradyrhizobium guangzhouense, the DNA window CGCGGGCAGGACCGTGCTCAAATTCAACCGAACTAGCGAAATCGCCAACTGGATCAAGACCGAAATTGATTCCGGTGCTTTGCAGCCAGGATCCAAGCTTGATGAAAAGCAACTCTCCGACAGGTTTAACGTTTCGAAGACCCCTGTCCGGGAAGCCCTGATACAGCTGGCATCGCGTGGCTTGGTAGATCTGAAGCAGCGGAGGGGTGCGACCGTCTCGGTTCTGAGTGCGGAGCAAATTGTCGCTATGTTCGAAGTTATGACGGAGCTTGAGGGAATGTCTGCAAGGCTGGCCGCGGCGCGAATGCCGACGGACCTACAGGCGCGCCTCCGCGACATACACTCTCGC includes these proteins:
- a CDS encoding GntR family transcriptional regulator, whose amino-acid sequence is MLKFNRTSEIANWIKTEIDSGALQPGSKLDEKQLSDRFNVSKTPVREALIQLASRGLVDLKQRRGATVSVLSAEQIVAMFEVMTELEGMSARLAAARMPTDLQARLRDIHSRSESALHNAQLYDAINKELHETIYEGAQNSYLEQSIKETRARLRLYRRYPFQKPGRIQQSYQDHCSIVAAITRGDAMAAAQAMHDHLTTGGRVFADLVAEAARFANTPDKAAG